The Ptychodera flava strain L36383 chromosome 3, AS_Pfla_20210202, whole genome shotgun sequence region CATTCATATAAAATCTGAATgtcgaaacaatgctcattaacataatctgcataaattaatgctaatatacctcgcatcttgcactaatagaaaTTATCATGACCTagagaatgaaaaatacatttccCTATGAAAGTAACTTGTATTTTAGAAGAGGACAAACATTTCCAAAATATTGTTcaattattgttcaaattttattttgtcttgcCCTAACCACAAAGCCGTACAGTAGTCAAACACATATGCCAATGACAATCACAGTACTCACATGGGTTTCTGCTCTGTTTCCACTTCTGATCCATTCTCTGCGCTAACTCGTTGCTAGCGGCAGCTGTTTCTAAGGAAGAAGCACACCATCGGTGTCAGTACATAATGTCACAGTGTAGGTCAAATGTCAAATGttagttttgtgtcaaatgTAGGTTACAAGCACATCACTTGTCGGTCAAATATCACATGTGGCAATCACAAGAGATGCATCTTGGTACATTTTGACATTCTTGCATCTGTTCGTTGCAGTTGCATTTGTACTAGAATCATTTTACTCTTGTACATATGGAACCCACGATATTGTAACACCAATTGCAACTGTAGGCTTGTAACAGTTTTGAATTAATATTCCGAACTTAGGTAAAAATTGGTGAGAGACTGCAGTACATTTGCAAAGAGTTTAGCAGTCATAAAGTAGGCATTGTCGCTGATGGTCCTCATTATTGATGCAGAATATAGACACAGGGTGACATTGATCTTTTCATATTGTCTGTACCCATCACAGCCTTAAAATCATAGCATAAATACTGTGAAGACTGACAtataaacacacaacaaaaaagCACTGAAGGGTATCCCCCGGAAATGCACAACCCAATCATGTCAAATCCATGACTAGGAAGGCTAGGGTTTGGCGAGTGCATGGCGGATAATATACAGGGGGTGACTGTCCTAGATCTGATTGAAAACACTTGTTTGTAGTGGTGACATTGACAGactgaaaataattttatatcTAAGCAGGTCTGTTCAGACAATTCCCCAAAATTAGGTTTCACTGCACATACATCGGCCTGTTTACATTAGACGGTACATTACCTGAGCTGAGAGACGAAACCCATTCCATCTGGTAGGGCATATCCACGATGAATGTAGTAAGGACGCGCTTGACAAAATCTTCGTTTACTTTCGGCATGTCACTCTTGCTTGCCTCCTGAATGGCCTCGGCCAATTTGAGAGCTTTAGCCTTGGACTCCGTCAAGTTCAGCAACACGTACATGATCTTCTCCGCCATGGCATCTGCATTTTCTTCAATGTCAACGCACACATCAGACTGGAAGTCGGCGAATTTATCCGCGACGAGGGCGTGGCTGTCGGAGTCTCGTGGAATGATAACAGGCACACCCGCTGCCATGGAGTTGAGAGCAAACTGGAGAGAATACGCTGAAATTGGAGGAATCAGAACGAGATCTGAAGAACGCAGCTCTGTTTCGAAGTTTTCCAGCATCGGTCGTGGAATGATAGTGATTGCCGTTGCGTGTGGCTCCAATGCTTCTATGACCTTGTCTTCCATTTCGGAGGCTACGCCGATGATGTGCCATTTCGGGAGGACGGCGTTGCCATCGTAAATTGTGCTAACAGCTTGATTGACAGACTGCGCCAGGGCAATGTGACCTTCGATCTCTCTCATGTCTCCACACTGCAGATACGACAGAATCTTAATCTCGTCACCGTCTTTTACTTCCTCACGCCCCTGAGTCAGGATTTTGCATTCGGGCATTGGCATGAGCTGGAAATGGCTGACGTTGTGAAGATTCTGGTATCTTGGCTGGAAGTAGTCGTAGGCTTTGGGACCAACGGAAAATATAGCGTCAGCTTCCTTGCTCTCTTGGACAAGCCACTTGCAGCGCTGGAAAAACTCTTCCCAGTTATATCCCAGAGTCTTCGGTGTTGAGTCGGCCATGGACCAACAGTTCACGAGGAAATATCCGGCACTTTGGAATTCATTTTTCCAGATTCTTAAAGCTGCATCCGATGTATTGAGCCCAAAACCGAGGATAATTTTCACATCTTTCAGTTCGCTCACGTCGGGGTAATATACTTCGTATGCAAACACCCAATCAGGATGAGGACGCCTGAAACGTAAACGCCCTTTTGGGTCAGGGGTCACGATCCTATCAACGCCCATGGTTGCTGCCTCTTTTTCAATTTCACGAGTGCTCTCAAGGAAAGTACAGTACACGGACAATCCCATGGCGTGTAGGATGCGAACAATCATCCGTGTTGCCGCTGCAGGTCCACCATCCAACGGCGAGCCCCATCGTTCATTTATGAGCAAAACAGCGGGAGCCATTGTACCTTGTGGAAGAAAACAAAAGAGTAATTACTCTTCACTCCGATGACTTACAAATTCTTCCCAAGTGAGGATTGGTACAAGCCTGATTACTCAATAATGAGGATTGATACATGTAATGTGAAATGGTGGGGGTGTTCAAATTATCAATTCAAAGTTTATACAACCTCACCCTATCACCAACATGGTTTGATCCACGTTTGacccaaaccaattgttatcaatgtagACCCATTTACAGGAAGGGGGGGGGTTGTTAACAGGTTATATTGACCCATACCAGAAAGTACACAGTAGGTCAATATCAACACAAGAATGTTGCTGCCACATAATGAAAAACTGTGTGTCTATTTATATTTGTCATTTCTTCTGACATCTCACTCTAATGCCTGGGAAATCATTTGTAAACAGCAGAAGCATACCTCTTACTTACAACGATGTGCTACAGATACAGATTTCAATTATAAAATGTGCAACTCATGGTAAGCTGTACATGCTAATTTGTGAGGTAGAATGTGGTTgggaactctcaaacttttataaatctttattgatctaccatttgtgagCACTCATTTTAACGCTCTcgaaaataagaaaaattttcaccatcttagttttttgaaaattgaagttTCTATTCCTCCCTATCGAGTTAACACATGagtagcggccattttgaatttcaaatattggtaaaatatttggttatttgtttctcaatacCAAACTTTCCACAGTAACCCTgacatttattcttgatttggtaagagaaaagTTGACAG contains the following coding sequences:
- the LOC139130155 gene encoding uncharacterized protein isoform X1; its protein translation is MAPAVLLINERWGSPLDGGPAAATRMIVRILHAMGLSVYCTFLESTREIEKEAATMGVDRIVTPDPKGRLRFRRPHPDWVFAYEVYYPDVSELKDVKIILGFGLNTSDAALRIWKNEFQSAGYFLVNCWSMADSTPKTLGYNWEEFFQRCKWLVQESKEADAIFSVGPKAYDYFQPRYQNLHNVSHFQLMPMPECKILTQGREEVKDGDEIKILSYLQCGDMREIEGHIALAQSVNQAVSTIYDGNAVLPKWHIIGVASEMEDKVIEALEPHATAITIIPRPMLENFETELRSSDLVLIPPISAYSLQFALNSMAAGVPVIIPRDSDSHALVADKFADFQSDVCVDIEENADAMAEKIMYVLLNLTESKAKALKLAEAIQEASKSDMPKVNEDFVKRVLTTFIVDMPYQMEWVSSLSSETAAASNELAQRMDQKWKQSRNPFEIRVRIRTKGGVSERGKTMVEVDDALYGKQREEFEEALKRLLGVHKGLRCKSADWNELTFVLDCQEMAALKELWMQYQTGRLNKKMEETIVTRKLREEVNVIHLALDTVISIEEYELCKHELQIRGDAAEVVEIEDPAAEEKMEDEDL
- the LOC139130155 gene encoding uncharacterized protein isoform X2 is translated as MAPAVLLINERWGSPLDGGPAAATRMIVRILHAMGLSVYCTFLESTREIEKEAATMGVDRIVTPDPKGRLRFRRPHPDWVFAYEVYYPDVSELKDVKIILGFGLNTSDAALRIWKNEFQSAGYFLVNCWSMADSTPKTLGYNWEEFFQRCKWLVQESKEADAIFSVGPKAYDYFQPRYQNLHNVSHFQLMPMPECKILTQGREEVKDGDEIKILSYLQCGDMREIEGHIALAQSVNQAVSTIYDGNAVLPKWHIIGVASEMEDKVIEALEPHATAITIIPRPMLENFETELRSSDLVLIPPISAYSLQFALNSMAAGVPVIIPRDSDSHALVADKFADFQSDVCVDIEENADAMAEKIMYVLLNLTESKAKALKLAEAIQEASKSDMPKVNEDFVKRVLTTFIVDMPYQMEWVSSLSSAAASNELAQRMDQKWKQSRNPFEIRVRIRTKGGVSERGKTMVEVDDALYGKQREEFEEALKRLLGVHKGLRCKSADWNELTFVLDCQEMAALKELWMQYQTGRLNKKMEETIVTRKLREEVNVIHLALDTVISIEEYELCKHELQIRGDAAEVVEIEDPAAEEKMEDEDL